Part of the Syntrophorhabdus sp. genome, CGGTCATCGTTGGGATCATCGTCACGGTCCTCGTGTTGAAGGAAAGGGCAGGCTGGATGCTGAGGAAGGCGCAGGCTGCCAGGAATCAGGGAGGTAACGATGTTCGATAAGACACGAATGAAATTCAGGGAAATGGCCGCACAATACGCCATGACGGGGACCATGCCCTCCCCGCCGGAGGCCACATTGTCCGATATCTTTCCGGACAAACAGGCCCAGGAGCGCTTGTGTAGGATCGTAGAAGAGGAGTCAGACGAGGTCGTGCGCTATCTCCTGGTCGAATGGCTGCACACACAGAAGGAACAGATCGTCGAGTTCTGCCGGGTCCACGGGATCGACGCGGGCAGACGGAAGTTCCGGAGTCACTACGGCTACAACCCGGACGTGAAAGCAATGAATCTTTCCTGGTTGAGGATCCTCGGTGTCGCCCTGGCGGCGTTCCTCATCGTTCTGATCAAGGACAAGGTCGTCGCCCTGGAGGGAACCAGCACCCTCTCCCTGTACGCGGAAAAAGCAATGTCAGGCCTCGGGTGGGGCCTCATCGCAGGCGGCCTGCAGTCGGTCTTTGAGGGGTGGAGATACAGCAAAACGGACCTCCTTTCCAGGGCCTTCAGCTGGTGGATGGGTCTGTCACGGCCGCAGATCTGGCGCGATACGGACAAACTCGGAGAAATGTATTTGCATGGCCACGTCGACGTCGCTGAGCTCAACGCAGCCGTGGCGTTTGCCAGAGGCATCAAAGCCCGCTGTTCCTGGGACCGGTCCCCGCGGATCCCCATAGGTACCACGAGCGGCCTCCTGAGGGCACAGGGCGTGGCAATGTCGGCTCCGTTGGGTGTCCCGTTGAGCATCACCCTCAACGACCTGGCAACCTCGATGATCATCCTCGGCGGCACCGGCAGTGGCAAAACCATGCACCTCAACGCGCAGATCACCTCGTTCTTGAACGGAAAGGGGGACGAGAGCTTGATCTGCATCGACCCGAAGCGCAGCTCGATGATGGACATTTACTCCATCTTCTCCTCGATCCCAGAGGAGCGTCGGGCCCGGTACAAGTTCCGCGTCATCGGTCCGGACGCGTGGCAAATGGCATATAACCCGATTGACAGGAAGGTCATGACGCCGGAGGAGGCCTCAAGCATCCTCCTGGACGCAATAAAAGGCGAAGGCGGCGGGCAAGGCGATGGAGAATATTGGGCCAGCATGACCGTGGACCTCGTTTACAGTGCCATGCACCTCCTGGATCTCGCGGGGGTCGAAAGGGACCTCGGGACCGTCAACGATATCCTCATGAACCACGATGCGGTGGAAGCCACCTTGAAACTGGCGGAGGACGCAGCCGTCGCGGACACGGAGAAGCTGGAGCTCTTGGCGAAAGTGCGGGAATCCATCCGCGTGAACCTGCTCGAGGTCCCCGAGAAAACCCGTGGGAACGTGATATCCAGCATCTCAGCGTGGATTGGGCGGTTCTCGATGCCCTCCATGTCGAATTTCAACCGTTCGAACATCTCCCTCGAGGACCTCGTGCGCGAGCAGTGCCTCTTTATTGTCGATATCCCGGAGACCCTGGGAAAGCCGGGGAAGCTGTTGCGCTATTTCTTGTTTCGCCAGCTGTACGATATCGCCCTCAAGCGCATCGGCACGAAGGACCAGCGATACATG contains:
- a CDS encoding type IV secretory system conjugative DNA transfer family protein, which codes for MFDKTRMKFREMAAQYAMTGTMPSPPEATLSDIFPDKQAQERLCRIVEEESDEVVRYLLVEWLHTQKEQIVEFCRVHGIDAGRRKFRSHYGYNPDVKAMNLSWLRILGVALAAFLIVLIKDKVVALEGTSTLSLYAEKAMSGLGWGLIAGGLQSVFEGWRYSKTDLLSRAFSWWMGLSRPQIWRDTDKLGEMYLHGHVDVAELNAAVAFARGIKARCSWDRSPRIPIGTTSGLLRAQGVAMSAPLGVPLSITLNDLATSMIILGGTGSGKTMHLNAQITSFLNGKGDESLICIDPKRSSMMDIYSIFSSIPEERRARYKFRVIGPDAWQMAYNPIDRKVMTPEEASSILLDAIKGEGGGQGDGEYWASMTVDLVYSAMHLLDLAGVERDLGTVNDILMNHDAVEATLKLAEDAAVADTEKLELLAKVRESIRVNLLEVPEKTRGNVISSISAWIGRFSMPSMSNFNRSNISLEDLVREQCLFIVDIPETLGKPGKLLRYFLFRQLYDIALKRIGTKDQRYMVLIADEVQESTNAFSFRKSALSREGRLCLIAASQSRSQLVTTWGGKESADTILANFRSRIILSTDDMETREWMKKLISEGELPEHSYSKSTSRTKGMGASPGAMMAGPLAGLFGMMNFNKSKTDSTTWSVNLKRSPLRDEVFDTMGPGQAVCVLNWGGCRRKSIVTLDARRFDKSPRVKELLIKYHQEVTGNA